From Quercus lobata isolate SW786 chromosome 1, ValleyOak3.0 Primary Assembly, whole genome shotgun sequence, one genomic window encodes:
- the LOC115977577 gene encoding uncharacterized protein LOC115977577, translated as MGREHGTSVQPWGTLEDLLLACAVIRHGTASWDSIAMELQNRSSSSSSSAATAATATAMLGITPLYCRDKFDDLKRRFMARNDDESGRIAEELRRIRVEELKREVRRRDDSIVSLELKLKRLKEERDRSLKEEAENVDLKKDLEGDAGETTPLPENLAVSGDISDDKENRSFNESNSTTQKGEGQARNDAVKVQIRPEPERNEPDPGRTESSPVLNGKVDANENEIQDDDDDAGEKRKLVGGIMVKPSRAGRLSESNEGLESVGESKREKETASKQSSDVQSSASLSRKKRRRKVSSSGGGSSSGEEPEVDEVSPATKRVSAVKSEPLIKLLGIIRSHRLGSVFERRLRSQESERYKNLIRQHMDLRTVQSRLDRGVYADNIHKFFRDLLLIFNNGVMFFRKSSPEHVAAQDLRALVRRELRNKLRKPQPQPRKTVKLEPKHEPDSLSKPNNKPSTATLVACGKRSSMKVLTEGANRKEDKRERVAVGEKPNVINQKKNEGTFIKVSGEEKQGIRRKRTRERQGRRSRRTNNNKGGGEIKHEFGGNVLSSHDALELIKLEKKKQNAVKKKKQGAASFLKRMKQNSPSDQVTEDTDDVSEDDSIESKGEEEEEEEEKKRRGRKNEGRGERVTRSSTGGRGTKEENAKAKRGVGRPPKRPETVTVAAASGKRGRDNSESEVVGSASSRSRKRPRR; from the exons ATGGGTAGGGAGCACGGAACGAGCGTTCAACCTTGGGGCACGTTAGAGGACCTCCTGTTAGCGTGCGCCGTTATCCGTCACGGCACAGCCAGCTGGGACTCCATCGCCATGGAACTTCAGAACCGgagctcctcctcctcctcctccgccGCTACAgccgccaccgccaccgccaTGCTCGGTATCACTCCTCTGTACTGTAGGGACAAGTTCGACGACCTTAAACGACGGTTCATGGCTCGAAACGACGACGAATCGGGTCGCATCGCGGAGGAGCTGCGTCGGATTCGGGTCGAGGAGCTTAAGCGCGAGGTCCGACGACGCGACGACTCGATCGT GTCGTTGGAGTTGAAGCTTAAGAGGTTGAAGGAGGAGAGAGACCGGAGTTTGAAAGAGGAGGCGGAGAACGTCGATCTGAAGAAAGATCTCGAAGGTGACGCCGGAGAAACGACTCCGTTGCCAGAGAATCTCGCCGTGTCCGGCGATATCTCCGACGATAAAGAGAATCGCTCGTTCAACGAGTCAAATTCGACGACTCAAAAAGGCGAGGGTCAAGCCCGAAACGACGCCGTAAAAGTCCAAATTAGACCCGAACCGGAGAGAAACGAACCGGATCCGGGTCGAACCGAGTCGAGCCCGGTCTTGAACGGTAAGGTGGACgcaaatgaaaatgaaatacaaGACGACGATGACGACGCAGGTGAGAAGAGAAAACTTGTAGGAGGGATTATGGTTAAGCCGAGTCGGGCGGGTCGACTCAGCGAGTCGAACGAGGGATTGGAATCGGTCGGTGAGTCGAAGCGGGAAAAGGAAACGGCTTCTAAGCAAAGCAGTGACGTACAAAGCTCAGCGAGCTTGTCAAGAAAGAAACGGCGTCGTAAGGTCAGTTCAAGTGGTGGTGGAAGTAGCAGCGGCGAGGAGCCCGAGGTTGATGAGGTGTCTCCCGCCACAAAACGTGTCTCAGCCGTCAAATCTGAGCCCTTGATCAAGCTCCTTGGAATCATTCGGTCGCATCGGCTCGGCTCAGTTTTCGAGCGCCGGCTTCGGAGCCAG GAATCCGAAAGGTACAAAAACTTGATTCGGCAACACATGGATCTCCGAACGGTTCAATCCAGGCTTGACAGAGGTGTGTACGCGGATAACATACACAAATTCTTCCGTGATCTCCTGCTCATATTCAACAATGGTGTCATGTTTTTCCGTAAAAGTTCGCCCGAGCACGTTGCAGCCCAAGATCTTCGAGCTCTAGTACGCAGGGAGCTGAGAAATAAGCTCCGAAAACCCCAACCCCAACCCCGGAAGACAGTGAAACTTGAACCCAAACATGAACCGGACTCGCTTTCGAAACCCAATAATAAGCCCTCTACTGCTACCTTGGTGGCATGCGGGAAACGCAGTTCTATGAAAGTACTAACCGAAGGTGCTAAtagaaaagaagataaaagagagagagtggcAGTTGGGGAGAAACCAAATGTTATTAATCAGAAGAAGAATGAAGGTACTTTTATTAAGGTTAGTGGGGAGGAGAAGCAGGGTATAAGGAGGAAAAGGACTAGAGAAAGACAGGGTCGGAGAAGCAGGAGAACAAACAATAATAAAGGTGGTGGTGAAATAAAACATGAATTCGGTGGGAATGTGCTCAGCTCTCATGACGCTTTGGAGTTGATTAAgttagagaagaagaagcaaaacgcggtgaagaagaagaagcaaggCGCGGCGAGCTTCTTGAAAAGAATGAAGCAGAATTCGCCAAGTGATCAAGTGACGGAGGATACTGATGATGTTTCCGAAGATGATAGCATTGAGAGTAAAggtgaggaggaggaggaggaggaggagaagaagaggagggGTAGGAAGAATGAAGGGAGGGGGGAGAGGGTTACGCGGAGTTCTACAGGTGGGAGAGGAACGAAAGAGGAAAATGCAAAGGCGAAAAGAGGGGTTGGGAGGCCGCCAAAGAGGCCAGAGACAGTGACCGTGGCGGCAGCTTCGGGGAAGAGGGGGAGAGATAATAGTGAGTCGGAGGTGGTGGGAAGTGCAAGCAGCAGGTCCAGGAAACGTCCAAGAAGATGA
- the LOC115977586 gene encoding non-structural maintenance of chromosomes element 4 homolog A: MRKTRSRVVDNEEALRAVKREKASGGGGEDRVDAAGDDESTRESRLDRRVLRSKYLAVMNMIKDERDDLTKAESEKFSVIIGEVERLHELVQKPREQVADAEALLDIANTLASSVKSHSNEGITPAEFVSCLLKQYGGPSRGVATQGDARIMVCWKDIGLAVAPIFSKAHGCCTMLGPMNTELKPRKTVVQRRRTKPTESAHPEELDGAGEEEKTDTDKNMATMFGILRRMKRVRLESLILNRKSFAQTVENLFALSFLVKDGRAEINVDENGSHHVSPRNAPAANSVMSGEVAYGHFVFRFDFKDWKLMMDVMPNEEELMPHRNGSNSLAATQAEPAVNSSQATLPTTPIRKLSRNRGLVVQEQSIQQESSDSDNDSDPTRANASRRCKRKLN; encoded by the exons ATGCGGAAGACAAGAAGCAGAGTTGTTGACAACGAAGAAGCGTTAAGGGCCGTGAAGCGCGAGAAGGCGAGTGGCGGCGGCGGCGAAGACCGAGTTGACGCGGCGGGTGACGATGAGTCGACCCGGGAGAGTCGCTTGGATCGGCGGGTTCTCCGGTCTAAGTACCTCGCCGTCATGAATATGATTAAAG ATGAAAGAGACGATTTAACGAAGGCAGAATCGGAAAAGTTCAGCGTTATCATTGGTGAAGTGGAGAGATTGCATgaattgg TTCAGAAGCCAAGGGAGCAAGTTGCTGATGCAGAGGCCCTCTTGGACATTGCTAATACCTTGGCGAGCTCCGTGAAATCCCATTCCAATGAGGGTATCACGCCTGCAGAATTCGTTAGCTGTTTGCTTAAACAATATGGGGGACCCAGTAGGGGGGTTGCCACCCAAGGGGATGCTCGGATTATGGTCTGTTGGAAAGATATTGGTCTTGCTGTTGCACCAATTTTCAGTAAGGCTCATGGATGTTGCACCAT GCTTGGACCTATGAATACCGAGTTGAAGCCTCGAAAGACTGTGGTTCAGAGAAGACGCACAAAGCCAACTGAAAGTGCTCATCCCGAAGAG CTAGATGGTGCtggggaagaagaaaaaacagatACTGACAAGAATATGGCAACAATGTTTGGGATATTAAGGAGGATGAAGCGTGTTAGACTTGAGAGTTTGATATTGAATAGAAAGTCCTTTGCACAGACCGTGGAGAATTTATTTGCTCTGTCATTCCTAGTTAAGGACGGGCGAGCTGAAATAAATGTTGATGAAAATGGCTCTCATCATGTTT CACCAAGGAATGCTCCTGCTGCCAACTCTGTTATGTCAGGCGAGGTTGCTTATGGTCACTTTGTGTTCAGATTCGATTTCAAGGATTGGAAG TTAATGATGGATGTTATGCCAAATGAAGAGGAGCTGATGCCACACAGGAACGGCTCAAACTCATTAGCTGCTACCCAGGCAGAGCCAGCAGTGAATAGTTCCCAAGCAACATTGCCCACAACACCAATTAGGAAACTGTCCAGGAACCGTGGCCTGGTTGTGCAGGAACAATCCATTCAACAAGAATCATCTGATAGTGATAATGATAGTGATCCCACAAGGGCCAATGCAAGTCGTAGGTGTAAACGTAAGCTTAATTGA
- the LOC115977594 gene encoding enoyl-[acyl-carrier-protein] reductase [NADH], chloroplastic-like, whose translation MATTAASSLQIATARPCISSSRRLFKAGAAILGGNSKAVSRNKLTSACHISSVQPFQRSFTSSSIKFDKVVTKAMSEATENKPISGLPIDLRGKRAFIAGVADDNGYGWAIAKSLAAAGAEILLGTWVPALNIFESSLRRGKFDESRVLPDGSLMEITKVYPLDAVFDNLEDVPEDIKANKRYAGSSNWTVQEVAESVKNDFGSIDILVHSLANGPEVTKPLLETSRNGYLAAISASSYSYVSLLKHFIPIMNPGGSSISLTYIASERIIPGYGGGMSSAKAALESDTRVLAFEAGRKHKVRVNTISAGPLRSRAAKAIGFIDMMIDYSIVNAPLQKELSADEVGNTAAFLASPLASAITGAVIYVDNGLNAMGVGVDSPIFKDLDIPTDKH comes from the exons ATGGCAACAACGGCCGCTTCCAGCCTGCAAATTGCAACAGCAAGACCCTGCATTTCTTCTTCTCGCAGACTTTTCAAGGCAGGTGCTGCAATTCTTGGTGGCAATTCCAAGGCAGTATCACGGAATAAGCTTACAAGTGCATGCCATATATCATCCGTACAACCTTTCCAGCGGAGTTTTACATCATCGTCTATTAAATTTGATAAGGTTGTTACAAAAGCAATGTCTGAAGCTACTGAAAACAAGCCTATCTCAGGGTTGCCAATTGATTTGAGAG GTAAGAGGGCATTTATTGCTGGTGTTGCTGATGACAACGGATATGGTTGGGCAATAGCTAAATCCCTCGCTGCTGCAGGGGCTGAGATTCTCTTAGGCACATGGGTGCCT GCTTTGAACATTTTTGAATCCAGCCTGCGACGTGGAAAATTTGACGAATCACGTGT GTTGCCAGATGGCTCTTTAATGGAGATTACTAAAGTATATCCTTTGGATGCAGTCTTTGACAACCTTGAGGATGTACCTGAAGAT ATAAAAGCAAATAAACGCTATGCAGGATCCAGTAATTGGACTGTTCAG GAAGTTGCTGAATCTGTGAAGAATGATTTTGGCAGCATCGACATTCTTGTTCACTCACTTGCAAATGGGCCAgag GTCACTAAACCTCTGTTGGAGACATCCAGGAATGGATATCTTGCAGCTATATCTGCATCAAGTTACTCCTATGTTTCTTTACTCAAACATTTCATTCCAATAATGAATCCAG GTGGTTCTTCAATTTCTCTTACATACATTGCTTCTGAAAGGATAATTCCTGG GTATGGTGGAGGTATGAGTTCAGCAAAGGCTGCTCTGGAGAGTGACACACGA GTGCTTGCTTTTGAAGCGGGTAGAAAACACAAAGTCAGAGTCAACACAATATCTGCAG GTCCACTAAGGAGCCGTGCTGCAAAAGCAATTGGATTTATTGACATGATGATTGACTATTCAATAGTCAATGCACCTTTGCAAAAAGAACTATCCGCAG ATGAAGTGGGGAACACAGCTGCCTTTCTAGCATCACCTTTGGCTTCTGCCATCACCGGTGCTGTTATATATGTTGACAATGGCCTGAACGCAATGGGTGTCGGAGTTGACAGTCCAATATTCAAGGATCTTGACATTCCAACAGATAAGCACTAG